The Oncorhynchus tshawytscha isolate Ot180627B linkage group LG20, Otsh_v2.0, whole genome shotgun sequence genome has a window encoding:
- the LOC112219580 gene encoding protein PBDC1: MASGNGIASLGVEGATAAAQALSLPAEAYGNDPQLEVMWAMKAYNHAEIYFNLISSVDPSNLKLTKVDDQIYTSFRESFSDLNIKNLDPDMLKTADAKEKWRPFCNQFDGVVEDFNYGTLLRLDCEKDYTEENTIFATRIQFFAIEIARNREGFNAPVFQAKKQPS, encoded by the exons ATGGCGTCGGGAAATGGAATTGCTTCTCTG GGCGTGGAGGGAGCTACAGCAGccgcccaggctctgtctctaCCAGCTGAGGCTTATGGGAACGAT CCTCAACTGGAGGTGATGTGGGCGATGAAGGCTTACAATCATGCAGAGATCTACTTTAAT ctgatcTCGTCGGTAGACCCCAGTAATCTGAAGCTGACTAAGGTGGATGACCAGATCTATACGTCCTTCAGAGAATCCTTCTCAGACCTCAACATCAAGAACTTGGACCCAGACATGCTCAAAACGGCCGATGCCAAAGAG AAGTGGCGTCCGTTCTGTAACCAGTTCGATGGGGTGGTGGAGGACTTTAACTACGGGACTTTGCTACGACTTGACTGTGAGAAGGACTACACAGAGGAAAACACCATATTTG CCACCAGGATCCAGTTCTTTGCAATCGAGATCGCTAGGAACAGAGAAGGATTCAACGCCCCTGTATTTCAGGCCAAAAAACAGCCTTCTTAA
- the LOC112219577 gene encoding dematin-like, whose protein sequence is MQKVEGRPAPGSISSSLRGPSAPGSPSIMARVNDEVVEYRDLAALPRDKSILQVERPDLMTYQPHLTFSPLDAPRTPRRERSLSPSSISPPPSPELKEYREGGGSPGGSTLQLRKTATPVQQHFHTPDNGANIYKKLPNFKQEVSKQHVMASIIQSSMFPAAQKPDPNLPSKIETEYWPCPPSLATMEIEWRRKKEEEEEGKDEFEDLTDDAKTLQEQELHKIKSNLGRLILKEEKEEKEKALLGIGRRKTQSLPDRTHMHTSSSLKSSSRSGLTRMQSAEFAIEGDQGRAENGEAPRERMDRGNSLPSMLEQTIYPYEMLIVTHRGRCKLPPGVDRTRLERHLSPEDFERLFGMPIAEFDRLSLWKRNNLKKNVQLF, encoded by the exons ATGcagaag GTGGAGGGACGGCCAGCCCCGGGCAGCATATCCTCCTCCTTGCGGGGTCCAAGTGCTCCTGGCTCACCCAGCATcatg GCCCGTGTGAATGACGAAGTGGTGGAGTACAGGGATCTTGCTGCTCTGCCCAGAGATAAAAGTATTCTACag GTGGAGAGACCAGATTTGATGACCTACCAACCCCACCTCACCTTCTCACCGCTAGACGCGCCGCGTACGCCCCgtagagag agatccctttctccttcctccatctctcctcctccctctcctgag ctgaaggagtatagagaggggggagggtctCCAGGAGGCTCCACATTGCAGCTCCGAAAGACAGCCACCCCTGTACAGCAACACTTCCACACGCCAg ATAATGGTGCCAACATCTACAAGAAGCTGCCAAATTTTAAACAGG AGGTCAGCAAGCAGCACGTGATGGCCAGCATCATCCAGTCGTCTATGTTCCCAGCAGCTCAGAAACCAGACCCCAACCTGCCCtcaaagatagagacagagtacTGGCCTTGTCCTCCTTCACTGGCTACTATGG AGATcgagtggaggaggaagaaggaggaagaggaagaggggaaggatgAATTTGAAGACCTGACTGATGACGCCAAGACACTGCAGGAGCAGGAGCTCCACAAG ATCAAGTCTAACCTGGGCAGGCTGATcctgaaggaggagaaggaggagaaggagaaggctCTACTTGGCATTGGACGCAGGAAGACTCAGTCACTGCCAGACAGAACGCACATGCACACCA GTTCCTCCTTGAAGTCCTCCTCCCGCTCAGGTCTGaccagg ATGCAGTCAGCAGAGTTCGCTATAGAGGGGGATCAGGGCAGAGCAG agaatggaGAGGCACCGCGGGAAAGGATGGACAGAGGAAACTCACTGCCAAGTATGCTGGAACAGACG ATCTACCCATATGAAATGCTCATAGTCACCCATAGAGGGCGCTGCAAGCTTCCGCCGGGCGTGGACCGTACCAGGCTGGag AGACACCTTTCTCCTGAGGACTTTGAGCGTCTGTTCGGAATGCCCATTGCTGAGTTCGACCGCCTGTCGCTATGGAAACGGAATAATCTGAAGAAAAACGTTCAACTTTTCTAG